The Bdellovibrio sp. ZAP7 DNA segment AGGAATCGCGGTGACGCCCATCGATGATCTCAATATCTCCCAGAAAGCTTTGTTTTATGAGCCCTTCGTCGCTTACTTTTCGCCTGGACATTCTTTGTTACAGAAAAAACATGTCGATGAATCAGATCTGTCATTAAATGAAATGTTATTGCTTAGCGAAGGCCACTGCTTCCGGGAGCAAAGTTTAGGCCTGTGCAAGAACAGAAAAAATTTGAATAGCTCCGCGAACTTTTCTTTTGAGGGTGGAAGCTTAGAAACTTTAAAGAAATTGGTCGACCAAGGTGACGGTTTCACTTTGTTACCTCTTTTGGCCGCCGACGATGTGGAGGATAAGAAACGTCTTAAACCGTTCTCCGTGCCCGTTCCCACTAGAGAAGTCAGCGTTCTCCATGGACCTCATTTTCAGCGCAAAGCACTGCTAACGGCGCTCACAGACACCATTCTTTCTGCGCTTCCTAAAGACATGCCTTTGACCCGTTCGAAGTCTCAATTCAAAGTGGACAATCCTTTGGGGCACAGAAGTTAGTCCGTGCTTTATGACATATAGAAATAGCCTATACATTTCATAACAAAAGAAGATTATTCATTTCCTTCAAGTGCGCCTATCCTGTGTCTGTCATTAGATACTTGCCCTAGGAGGAAACTATGAAATACGCAGCTCAAAAAGAATCAACAGCCAACCCAACCGTGCATACTTTCAATAAAGCTTCTGCGAAAAGCACACAGACTGCCGCACAGTCTGGCACCATTGAAGAAATGAAAAAAACTTTGGCCGATGAATATTTTTTGCAACTTAAAACCCAAAACTTCCACTGGAATGTGGAAGGACCTTTGTTCTTCTCTTTGCATAAATTGTTTGAAGAACAATACGAAGACATCTCGGAGTTTGTGGATCGCTCCGCAGAAATTCTGCGCGCCTTGAAATCCCCAGCTCCTGGAAGCTTTCAAGCCTTTAAAAAATTGTCTGATGTGGAAGAGTGCACTGATGAAAAACTCAGTTCGACAAAAATGATCGATATTTTAACAGCCGACCACACCACTCTTGCAGAACTCTACAAAGCCCGTCTGGAAACAGCGGAACAAGAAGAGGAGACGAGTGCTGTGACACTGTATGAGGACTTGATCACCTTCCACGAAAAAGCAGCCTGGATGATTCGCAGTCATCTCTCCTAGTGGCGCTGCTTTTTTAAACGCAAAAGGCACCTTGCTTAGGTGCCTTTTGTCTTTTTCAATATTATTCGTTGAAATTTTTAAACGACAAGTTCGATGATCGCACGGAATCCGTGATTTCCCGCCATGGCACCCAGAATGTTTCTAAGGGATGAGATGTTTTTACCTTGCGCACCGATGAGCTTGCCGCGGTATTCCTGAGGGAGATCAACTTTATAAATCGTGGTTTTTTCTCCGCAGGAAAAAGTGACTTCC contains these protein-coding regions:
- a CDS encoding hydrogen peroxide-inducible genes activator, with amino-acid sequence MTLTQLEYILAVGDTGSFSQAASQCHVTQPTLSMQIQKLEDELNVILFDRTRQPVRPTQIGELVLKQARLVVQSSQHLREIVDENKGAISGTLRIGIIPTLAPYLLPLFLNQFMKKFPRVHLVIDELETQAIVDKIRNNSLDLGIAVTPIDDLNISQKALFYEPFVAYFSPGHSLLQKKHVDESDLSLNEMLLLSEGHCFREQSLGLCKNRKNLNSSANFSFEGGSLETLKKLVDQGDGFTLLPLLAADDVEDKKRLKPFSVPVPTREVSVLHGPHFQRKALLTALTDTILSALPKDMPLTRSKSQFKVDNPLGHRS
- a CDS encoding DNA starvation/stationary phase protection protein, whose amino-acid sequence is MKYAAQKESTANPTVHTFNKASAKSTQTAAQSGTIEEMKKTLADEYFLQLKTQNFHWNVEGPLFFSLHKLFEEQYEDISEFVDRSAEILRALKSPAPGSFQAFKKLSDVEECTDEKLSSTKMIDILTADHTTLAELYKARLETAEQEEETSAVTLYEDLITFHEKAAWMIRSHLS
- a CDS encoding KH domain-containing protein; the protein is MTVEQQLNEARQRIGSIMATVVKEMTSCTDKVEVTFSCGEKTTIYKVDLPQEYRGKLIGAQGKNISSLRNILGAMAGNHGFRAIIELVV